CTTTCTCCCGCCGACGGTGTCGAAATGGAAATCCGCAGTGATTTAAACGACAAGATTATCCAAATCGTCGAAAAAAACGGTCTTACCCATGCCCATGTTGCCAAATTGGCCGGCACGTCGCGAACGCGCATGACCGCCATCCTGAATCGAAA
This genomic stretch from Deltaproteobacteria bacterium harbors:
- a CDS encoding XRE family transcriptional regulator, yielding MKKHKAIVARNAAELAKVLGLSPADGVEMEIRSDLNDKIIQIVEKNGLTHAHVAKLAGTSRTRMTAILNRNTYQVSTDLLLRILAGLGVRPKISFSKAA